From a single bacterium genomic region:
- a CDS encoding SIMPL domain-containing protein, which produces MRTVRRTGVVLAFVIGFLGALGQAAVGQPPANITPPLTPVPGTAGSSVSITAVSVGGRVVSATGIGDVWDSGAAARQLTVTVYLQTRANGADLRSAVEAADRKAAGVRASVQALGISPLHIRTMAMSVSPEYGPTPSPGDEPVIRGYIVNRTLQVDISGPPLGDAVMRAVLTGGATSVSAFPSVQRMAVPGEAALAPAVGQATRQAEAAVRAAAAQLGVSLGPLQRLTVGPPHPVFVRPGEGLWRVEVTVIYALAPSH; this is translated from the coding sequence ATGCGGACGGTGCGCCGGACCGGCGTGGTGCTCGCTTTCGTGATCGGATTCCTGGGTGCCCTGGGCCAGGCCGCGGTGGGGCAGCCGCCGGCCAACATCACCCCACCGCTTACCCCGGTCCCCGGAACCGCGGGCTCGAGCGTCAGCATTACCGCCGTGTCCGTCGGGGGCCGCGTGGTGTCGGCGACCGGCATCGGCGACGTGTGGGACAGCGGCGCCGCCGCGCGGCAACTCACCGTCACCGTGTATCTTCAGACGCGCGCCAACGGCGCGGACCTTCGGAGCGCCGTCGAGGCGGCCGACCGGAAGGCCGCGGGGGTGCGGGCATCGGTGCAGGCCCTCGGGATTTCCCCCCTGCACATCCGCACCATGGCGATGAGCGTCTCCCCGGAATACGGCCCGACGCCATCCCCTGGGGACGAGCCGGTGATCCGCGGGTACATCGTAAACCGCACCCTGCAGGTGGATATTTCCGGTCCCCCTCTGGGCGATGCCGTGATGCGGGCGGTCCTGACGGGCGGCGCGACCTCCGTCTCGGCCTTTCCGAGCGTCCAGCGGATGGCGGTGCCGGGGGAGGCGGCGCTCGCGCCGGCCGTCGGCCAGGCCACCCGGCAGGCCGAGGCGGCGGTCCGCGCGGCCGCGGCGCAGTTGGGCGTGTCGTTGGGCCCACTGCAGCGCCTGACGGTCGGCCCGCCGCACCCGGTCTTCGTCCGGCCGGGCGAAGGCTTGTGGCGGGTCGAGGTGACCGTAATCTACGCGCTCGCACCATCGCACTGA
- a CDS encoding tetratricopeptide repeat protein, protein MRHTTIQGLAALGVLIAVAIGGPATVPASAQSAPAQPVAIQLDSVVLAHGVKSDNLFGQGDVTPINPGTSFTTTDLPYALVKVKSAPADTTVTLRLLDPSGLAYSVDTRTPKRRDTKPWQSFQFAAPLYILGTDLESSTGTWHFQVVMNNKVQNDTPFQWQPATVLSLPNVKAAVDASPMQADLHWRYGAALALFNHNAEAITELRNAIQLDPKYALYHITLGRVYERAGRKADAMREFEAALTIHGSFYDAVFGGWAQAHLNHLKAAQ, encoded by the coding sequence GTGCGACACACGACAATCCAGGGACTCGCGGCACTCGGCGTGCTCATCGCAGTCGCGATCGGCGGGCCGGCGACCGTGCCGGCGTCCGCGCAGTCGGCGCCCGCGCAGCCCGTCGCCATCCAGCTCGACAGCGTGGTACTGGCCCACGGGGTCAAGTCCGACAATCTCTTCGGCCAGGGCGACGTCACACCCATCAACCCCGGCACCTCGTTCACCACCACGGATCTGCCCTACGCGCTCGTCAAGGTCAAGTCCGCACCGGCCGACACGACGGTGACCCTCCGGCTGCTGGACCCGTCGGGCTTGGCCTATTCCGTCGATACGAGGACGCCCAAGCGGCGCGATACCAAGCCGTGGCAGTCGTTCCAGTTCGCGGCGCCGCTCTACATCCTCGGGACCGATCTCGAGTCGAGCACGGGCACCTGGCACTTCCAGGTCGTCATGAACAACAAGGTGCAGAACGATACGCCGTTCCAGTGGCAGCCGGCGACCGTGCTGTCGCTCCCCAACGTCAAGGCCGCCGTCGACGCCTCCCCGATGCAGGCGGACCTGCACTGGCGGTACGGCGCGGCGCTCGCCCTCTTCAACCACAACGCCGAGGCGATCACGGAGCTTCGCAACGCGATCCAGTTGGATCCGAAGTATGCCCTCTACCACATTACGTTGGGGCGGGTCTATGAGCGCGCCGGCAGGAAGGCCGACGCGATGCGCGAGTTCGAGGCGGCCCTCACCATTCACGGCAGCTTCTACGACGCCGTGTTTGGCGGCTGGGCGCAGGCGCACCTCAACCACCTGAAGGCCGCCCAATAG
- a CDS encoding 8-oxo-dGTP diphosphatase — MGPGAPRGGRAARRVDVRTLCFVRDGDRILLLRRRHPPNEGRYNAPGGKVETDEDPYEACLREIREETGFDLPHVRLRAVLTVIVRDTGAQWLLFAFVAERPAGEAGPITDDEGELRWVRMDEIAALPVVSDIPVILPHLWSAEPGVLMAKIDSATDDADSMLGYRLQMS; from the coding sequence ATAGGGCCGGGTGCACCCCGCGGGGGTAGGGCGGCACGACGCGTCGACGTCCGCACGCTCTGCTTCGTGCGGGACGGCGATCGCATACTGCTCCTGCGCCGGCGGCACCCGCCCAACGAGGGGCGCTACAACGCCCCGGGCGGGAAGGTCGAGACGGACGAGGACCCGTACGAGGCCTGTCTGCGCGAGATCCGCGAAGAGACGGGCTTCGACCTGCCCCACGTCCGCCTGCGCGCTGTCCTGACCGTCATCGTCCGCGACACCGGGGCCCAGTGGCTGCTGTTTGCCTTCGTGGCCGAGCGGCCGGCCGGCGAGGCCGGTCCGATCACCGACGACGAAGGCGAGCTGCGGTGGGTCCGCATGGACGAGATCGCCGCGTTGCCGGTGGTCTCGGACATTCCGGTGATCCTGCCGCACCTGTGGTCGGCCGAGCCGGGCGTGCTCATGGCAAAGATCGATTCCGCCACCGACGACGCCGACAGCATGCTGGGATACCGGTTGCAGATGAGTTGA
- a CDS encoding DNA glycosylase: MTGAGTRLAGSAGVDLRRTLDSGQAFRWRWDDRVSPVAVGVVGRRVVRLVQDDGGIRLLAPDTPEARETLRRYLGVTPRGGHPRRAEAALAADPVLARVLAETTGIALLAQDPWEMLISFIVSQNNNIPKIRHSIERLARALGDPLDDGVAAFPSPERLAAASMPTLAACALGYRAPYVRAASRLVAAGRLNLAALSRLDHAAAREALLEVPGIGEKVGDCVLLFGLGHHAAFPVDVWVRRAVERLYFQGRARRLRDIQAFARERFGPLAGYAQQHLFAYARARWRTAPSTPRTARERTVSSRGVS; encoded by the coding sequence GTGACCGGCGCGGGCACGCGGCTCGCCGGCAGCGCGGGCGTCGACCTCCGCCGCACGCTCGACTCCGGCCAGGCCTTCCGGTGGCGCTGGGACGATCGGGTCTCGCCCGTCGCCGTCGGAGTCGTCGGGCGGCGCGTGGTGCGCCTCGTGCAGGACGACGGCGGCATCCGGCTCCTCGCGCCCGACACGCCGGAGGCGCGCGAGACGCTCCGCCGCTACCTCGGCGTGACCCCCCGCGGCGGACATCCCCGCCGCGCGGAGGCCGCGCTCGCGGCCGATCCGGTGCTGGCCCGGGTGCTGGCGGAGACGACGGGCATCGCGCTGCTGGCGCAGGACCCCTGGGAGATGCTGATCTCGTTCATCGTCTCGCAGAACAACAACATCCCGAAGATCCGGCATTCGATCGAACGGCTGGCCCGGGCGCTCGGGGACCCGCTCGACGATGGGGTCGCGGCGTTTCCGTCGCCGGAGCGCCTTGCGGCCGCGTCGATGCCTACGCTCGCGGCCTGCGCGCTCGGGTACCGCGCGCCCTACGTGCGCGCCGCATCGCGCCTCGTCGCGGCGGGGCGGCTGAACCTCGCCGCACTCTCGCGGCTGGATCATGCCGCCGCCCGGGAGGCCCTCCTCGAGGTGCCGGGCATCGGCGAGAAAGTGGGCGACTGCGTCCTCTTGTTCGGCCTCGGCCATCACGCGGCGTTCCCCGTCGACGTATGGGTCCGCCGCGCGGTCGAACGGCTGTATTTCCAGGGCCGGGCCCGGCGGCTGCGGGACATCCAGGCGTTCGCCCGAGAGCGCTTCGGCCCGCTCGCCGGGTACGCGCAGCAGCACCTCTTCGCGTACGCGCGCGCCCGGTGGCGGACGGCGCCGTCTACGCCGCGCACGGCCCGCGAGCGCACGGTTTCGAGCCGGGGCGTTTCGTAG
- a CDS encoding luciferase family protein translates to MSVRGAGDQIKAIVSTWDGISPQAHRFGGTEYRLGSREIGHVHGDRLVDIPVPTNVRNELVAAGQAAPHHVLPDSGWVSFYIREPADVRRAIALLQRSYDIAVAQRTKPRPGGCLAAGVSDVTGKAEPPGRPMMIHQLRIYEIFERNKPAFHARFRDHAARIMRGYGFDIVAMWEARTPRRTEFVYLLAWPDEDTKTAAWAQFMADEEWKEIKRVTSAAHGDLVGEIEDRVLVPAGYSPRPLPGR, encoded by the coding sequence ATGTCTGTTCGTGGCGCTGGTGATCAGATCAAGGCAATCGTATCCACATGGGACGGAATCAGCCCGCAGGCGCACCGGTTCGGTGGGACCGAGTACCGCCTGGGCAGCCGCGAGATCGGCCACGTCCACGGCGATCGTCTGGTCGATATCCCGGTCCCCACCAACGTGCGGAACGAGCTGGTGGCGGCGGGACAAGCCGCACCCCACCACGTCCTCCCGGACAGCGGGTGGGTCAGCTTCTACATCCGGGAACCGGCCGACGTGCGGCGGGCGATCGCCCTCCTCCAGCGGTCGTACGACATCGCGGTGGCCCAGAGGACAAAGCCGCGCCCGGGGGGATGCCTCGCGGCCGGCGTGAGCGACGTCACGGGGAAGGCCGAACCGCCGGGGAGGCCCATGATGATCCACCAACTTCGGATCTACGAGATCTTCGAGCGGAACAAGCCCGCGTTCCATGCGCGCTTCCGCGACCACGCCGCGCGCATCATGCGCGGCTACGGCTTTGACATCGTCGCCATGTGGGAGGCGCGGACCCCCCGGCGGACGGAGTTCGTCTACCTGCTGGCATGGCCGGACGAGGATACGAAGACGGCGGCGTGGGCTCAATTCATGGCGGACGAGGAGTGGAAGGAGATCAAGCGCGTGACGAGCGCCGCGCACGGCGACCTGGTCGGCGAGATCGAGGACCGCGTGCTCGTGCCGGCCGGGTACTCGCCCCGGCCCCTGCCCGGGCGCTGA
- the selD gene encoding selenide, water dikinase SelD: MSDRERIRLTSMVACAGUASKLSPSDLAQVLRHLPPITDPNVLVGTSTADDAGVYRLGPEMALVQTIDIFTPVVDDPYWFGMIAAANALSDVYAMGGTPRLALNFAGFPRAKLPLSVLGEILRGGADKCAEAGVTIIGGHTIDDPEPKYGLAVTGFVHPDRVITNAAARPGDRLVLTKPLGMGILTTGLKQGKAPPEAVGEAIRIMAALNKPAAEVMMAVGVSAATDITGFGLLGHLAEMTRGAGVGARVRLRDVPIIDAAWPLVHAHAIPGGTQRNRESLQDVVSWDGVGEDAQVLLCDAQTSGGLLIAVPEARCDTLVQALQAGGLPVAAVIGEITGPGRGEIAVLG, encoded by the coding sequence ATGAGCGACCGCGAGCGGATCAGGCTCACCAGCATGGTGGCCTGCGCGGGCTGAGCGTCCAAGCTGAGTCCGAGCGACCTGGCGCAGGTTCTGCGCCACCTGCCACCGATCACCGACCCCAACGTCCTCGTCGGCACGAGCACCGCCGACGACGCGGGCGTCTACCGCCTCGGGCCGGAGATGGCGCTCGTGCAGACGATCGACATCTTCACGCCGGTCGTCGACGATCCGTACTGGTTCGGGATGATCGCGGCGGCGAACGCGCTCAGCGACGTCTACGCGATGGGCGGCACGCCGCGTCTGGCGCTGAATTTCGCGGGCTTCCCCCGCGCGAAACTCCCCCTGAGCGTGCTCGGCGAGATCCTCCGCGGCGGCGCCGACAAGTGCGCGGAAGCGGGGGTGACCATCATCGGCGGGCACACGATCGACGACCCCGAGCCGAAGTACGGGCTGGCCGTGACCGGGTTTGTCCACCCCGACCGCGTCATCACGAACGCGGCGGCCCGCCCCGGCGACCGGCTGGTCCTGACGAAGCCGCTCGGGATGGGCATTCTCACGACCGGACTCAAGCAGGGCAAGGCCCCGCCGGAGGCGGTCGGCGAGGCGATCCGGATCATGGCGGCGCTCAACAAGCCCGCCGCGGAAGTGATGATGGCGGTCGGCGTGTCCGCCGCGACCGATATCACCGGGTTCGGCCTGCTGGGGCACCTGGCGGAGATGACACGCGGGGCCGGGGTCGGCGCGCGCGTCAGGCTTCGCGACGTGCCGATCATCGACGCCGCCTGGCCGCTCGTGCACGCCCACGCGATCCCGGGCGGCACGCAGCGCAACCGCGAGTCGCTGCAGGACGTGGTGTCGTGGGACGGGGTGGGCGAGGACGCCCAAGTGCTCCTCTGCGACGCGCAGACCTCCGGCGGCCTCCTCATCGCGGTACCGGAAGCGCGGTGCGACACGCTCGTGCAGGCGCTGCAGGCGGGCGGCCTGCCCGTGGCCGCGGTGATCGGCGAGATCACCGGACCGGGGCGGGGGGAGATCGCCGTTCTCGGCTGA
- a CDS encoding LysR family transcriptional regulator, whose amino-acid sequence MAINLHLLKIFHAVARSGSFSRAASELAISQPSVSIQVGELERQFGVELFEPAGKSVRLTEAGRVCYDYAGRILTLIDEAQRAMDDVKGLQRGRLLLGATQVPGTYILPALLGRLKAQLPRLEIALRIDEPRKIQEMVLRHELDLAVTGSRIALPDLEAVPLATDELVLIVGPAHRFAGLSEVAVGDLAAEPFVLRERGSGSRELLDDALHRAGVYVTPALELEGVDAVKQAVIANLGISILSRCAIDLEVAAGRLHVIPVRGLAVRRTIWLVRHRDRQLPRVAQAFLTLVTAPPGIAAAPAAPQATG is encoded by the coding sequence ATGGCGATCAATCTCCACCTGCTGAAAATCTTCCACGCCGTCGCGCGATCCGGCAGCTTCTCGCGCGCGGCCTCAGAACTGGCGATCAGCCAGCCCTCCGTCAGCATTCAGGTCGGCGAACTCGAGCGGCAGTTCGGCGTGGAGCTCTTCGAGCCCGCGGGCAAGTCGGTGCGTCTGACCGAGGCGGGGCGGGTCTGCTACGATTACGCCGGCCGCATCCTCACGCTGATCGACGAAGCACAGCGGGCCATGGACGACGTCAAGGGGCTGCAGCGCGGCCGGCTCCTGCTCGGCGCGACGCAGGTCCCCGGGACCTACATTCTGCCGGCGCTGCTGGGCCGGCTGAAGGCCCAACTGCCTCGCCTCGAGATCGCACTGCGAATCGACGAGCCGAGAAAGATCCAGGAGATGGTGCTGCGGCACGAGCTCGACCTCGCGGTCACGGGCTCGCGGATCGCCCTGCCGGATCTCGAGGCCGTTCCGCTGGCCACGGACGAGCTGGTGCTGATCGTCGGGCCCGCGCACCGGTTCGCCGGCCTGTCCGAGGTCGCGGTCGGTGACCTCGCGGCGGAGCCCTTCGTCCTGCGCGAGCGCGGGTCGGGCAGCCGCGAGCTGCTCGACGACGCGCTGCACCGCGCCGGCGTGTATGTCACGCCGGCGCTGGAACTCGAAGGCGTCGACGCGGTCAAGCAGGCCGTGATCGCGAACCTCGGAATCTCGATCCTCTCCCGCTGCGCGATCGACCTTGAAGTCGCGGCCGGCCGGCTCCACGTGATCCCCGTGCGGGGGCTCGCGGTCCGCCGGACGATCTGGCTGGTCCGGCACCGCGACCGGCAGCTGCCCCGCGTCGCGCAGGCGTTCCTGACGCTCGTCACGGCGCCGCCGGGCATCGCGGCCGCGCCGGCGGCACCACAGGCGACAGGATGA
- a CDS encoding pyridoxamine 5'-phosphate oxidase family protein yields MSAALRRQALEYLGTHNTLTVATAGPGDVWAAAVFYVNDAFVLYWLSDPASRHSRNIAHHPDVAIAIHEDYRDWRVIQGMQMEGTAHEIGPIRAADRAVRLYAAKYPFLGDWRNPPPALAAALEGTRVYRFTPRRVFFIDNTREFGHREEIDPAG; encoded by the coding sequence GTGAGCGCCGCGCTGCGCCGCCAGGCGTTGGAGTATCTGGGGACGCATAACACCCTGACCGTGGCCACGGCCGGCCCGGGCGACGTCTGGGCGGCCGCGGTCTTCTACGTCAACGACGCCTTCGTGTTGTACTGGCTTTCCGATCCCGCGAGCCGCCATTCCCGGAACATCGCGCACCATCCGGACGTGGCGATCGCCATCCATGAAGATTACCGGGACTGGCGCGTGATTCAGGGGATGCAGATGGAGGGGACGGCCCACGAAATCGGGCCGATTCGAGCGGCCGACCGCGCCGTGCGGCTGTACGCGGCCAAGTACCCGTTCCTCGGCGACTGGCGAAATCCGCCACCCGCCCTGGCCGCGGCGCTCGAGGGTACGCGGGTCTACCGATTCACCCCGCGCAGGGTCTTCTTCATCGACAACACCCGGGAATTCGGACACCGCGAAGAGATCGATCCGGCCGGGTAG
- a CDS encoding amino acid transport protein gives MNRYEMLSFTPATLILGGFFSLIGMAAIAYGRKTDRIGAVIGGSVLTVFPLFVGSPVLIAVIGTALMFGIWLFPE, from the coding sequence ATGAATCGGTACGAGATGCTGAGCTTCACGCCGGCAACCTTGATTCTCGGCGGCTTCTTCAGCCTCATCGGCATGGCGGCGATCGCCTATGGCCGGAAAACCGACCGGATCGGGGCCGTCATCGGAGGCAGCGTCCTAACCGTCTTTCCGCTCTTCGTCGGCAGCCCGGTGCTGATCGCGGTGATCGGGACGGCCCTCATGTTCGGCATCTGGCTGTTCCCGGAATAG
- a CDS encoding adenylate/guanylate cyclase domain-containing protein, producing MSRLDAGKRAGLPNSAFAYIDARGRRRLPIHDEAHVRNALARFNQVAFEDDAARERARKRLLNAAKKYGLVPVGFITGQLQYEQKLGKTGRLVIELGRNGAPGELEQRLRRVLRDPTLTVLHWSDAAGAYLDAAGKPVPLPAEEGRRAVTYLERHGRPMTALVHDPAVLDDADLVETVLAAVRFVVENDRAHGQIQATATDAAALPTGFVTLLMTDIERSTALLHRLEDRYGDLLDGVRRVLRANVSQASGREIDSRADEFFAVFGRAADAVGAAVSVQQALRQRDWPDDLDVRVRIGIHSGRPTLTDVGYIGLPVHTAARVCAAAHGGQIVISGETKAAVEGSVPAGIRFRSLGRHRLPGLANAEALFQVEADGLSVDFPPPRIKAAE from the coding sequence ATGTCTCGGCTCGACGCCGGCAAGCGGGCCGGCCTTCCGAACAGCGCTTTCGCCTACATCGACGCTCGCGGCCGGCGGCGGCTGCCGATCCACGACGAGGCGCACGTGCGGAACGCGCTCGCGCGCTTCAACCAGGTCGCCTTCGAGGACGATGCCGCGCGGGAGCGCGCCCGCAAGCGGCTGCTGAACGCGGCGAAGAAGTACGGGCTTGTGCCTGTCGGTTTCATCACGGGTCAGCTGCAATACGAGCAGAAACTGGGGAAGACCGGTCGCCTCGTCATCGAGCTCGGCCGGAACGGGGCTCCCGGTGAGCTCGAACAGCGCTTGCGCCGCGTCCTCCGGGATCCGACCCTCACGGTCCTCCACTGGTCGGACGCAGCGGGAGCATACCTCGACGCCGCGGGCAAGCCGGTCCCGCTCCCCGCCGAAGAGGGGCGGCGCGCGGTGACCTATCTCGAGCGCCACGGTCGACCGATGACTGCGCTGGTGCACGATCCGGCGGTGCTCGACGATGCGGATCTCGTGGAGACCGTGCTGGCCGCCGTGCGCTTCGTCGTCGAAAACGACCGCGCGCACGGGCAGATTCAGGCAACGGCAACCGATGCGGCGGCGCTCCCCACCGGGTTCGTCACTCTGCTGATGACCGATATCGAGCGCTCCACCGCCCTTCTCCATCGACTCGAGGACCGCTACGGCGACCTGCTGGACGGAGTCCGACGCGTACTCCGGGCAAACGTGTCGCAGGCGAGCGGCCGCGAGATCGATTCACGAGCGGACGAGTTCTTCGCGGTCTTCGGGCGCGCCGCCGACGCCGTCGGGGCGGCGGTGTCCGTCCAGCAGGCGCTGCGCCAGCGCGATTGGCCCGACGATCTTGACGTCCGGGTCCGCATCGGTATCCACAGCGGCCGGCCAACCCTCACCGATGTTGGCTACATCGGCCTACCCGTCCACACGGCGGCCCGCGTCTGCGCGGCGGCCCACGGGGGACAGATCGTCATTTCCGGTGAGACGAAGGCAGCCGTGGAGGGATCGGTACCGGCCGGCATTCGCTTCCGCAGCCTGGGCCGGCATCGCCTGCCCGGTCTGGCGAATGCCGAAGCGCTCTTCCAGGTCGAGGCGGACGGCCTGTCCGTCGACTTCCCGCCGCCCCGGATAAAGGCCGCAGAATAA
- a CDS encoding alanine--glyoxylate aminotransferase family protein, translating to MRELPDDTLLIPGPTPLPPEVLDAMHRQMTNHRGPAFGAIMREILEGLREVFQTRHDILTFVTSGTGGLEAAVVNLISPGDRILSVNNGHFCERWAEVAERFGATVDRITAPWGERVPVAEVAARLRADAGGDYQAVLVTQSETSTGVHNDVRAIREAMGGHPALLMVDAISSLGAIPLATDAWGVDVVVAASQKALMSPPGLAFLSVGDRAWAAAERCATPRFYLDFARARTAARLANPSTPFTTAVTVAYAVQAALRLIRQEGLEQVYARHRRMARLVRAGVRGMGLQPFVDDAAAVDTVTTVRMPQEVDGLKVVAHARERYQVLLGSGIGRLEHDVIRIGHLGYTRSEWLLDGLETLGRTLADLGHPVRTEDGQRAAKDVLEAAVG from the coding sequence ATGCGCGAGTTGCCGGACGACACTCTGTTGATCCCCGGACCCACGCCCCTGCCGCCCGAGGTCCTCGACGCCATGCACCGGCAGATGACCAACCATCGCGGACCGGCGTTCGGCGCGATCATGCGCGAGATCCTCGAGGGTCTCCGCGAGGTGTTTCAGACGCGCCACGACATCCTGACCTTCGTCACCTCGGGCACCGGCGGACTCGAGGCCGCGGTGGTCAACCTCATCTCCCCGGGCGACCGCATCCTGTCGGTCAACAACGGCCATTTCTGCGAGCGGTGGGCCGAGGTCGCGGAACGCTTCGGCGCCACGGTGGACCGGATTACTGCGCCGTGGGGCGAGCGGGTGCCCGTCGCGGAAGTCGCGGCCCGCCTGCGCGCCGATGCCGGTGGCGATTATCAGGCCGTCCTCGTGACGCAGAGCGAGACGAGTACGGGCGTGCACAACGACGTGCGGGCGATTCGCGAGGCGATGGGCGGCCACCCGGCGCTGCTGATGGTCGACGCGATCAGCAGCCTGGGCGCGATCCCGCTCGCGACCGATGCCTGGGGAGTGGACGTCGTGGTCGCCGCCTCTCAGAAGGCGCTGATGAGCCCGCCCGGCCTCGCGTTCCTGAGCGTCGGCGACCGCGCCTGGGCGGCCGCGGAGCGCTGCGCCACGCCGCGGTTCTACCTCGACTTCGCACGGGCCCGGACCGCGGCGCGGCTGGCCAACCCGTCCACGCCGTTTACGACGGCGGTGACGGTCGCGTACGCGGTGCAGGCGGCGCTCCGCCTGATTCGGCAGGAGGGGCTCGAGCAGGTCTACGCCCGGCACCGGCGGATGGCACGCCTCGTCCGGGCCGGCGTTCGCGGCATGGGACTCCAGCCGTTCGTCGACGACGCCGCGGCCGTGGACACGGTCACGACGGTGCGGATGCCCCAGGAGGTCGACGGCCTCAAGGTCGTCGCGCATGCCCGCGAGCGGTACCAGGTCCTCCTGGGCAGCGGCATCGGGCGCCTCGAGCACGACGTCATCCGCATCGGCCATCTCGGCTACACGCGGTCGGAGTGGCTGCTCGACGGGCTCGAGACTCTCGGGCGGACCCTCGCCGACCTCGGACACCCGGTGCGCACCGAGGACGGCCAGCGGGCCGCGAAAGACGTGCTCGAAGCCGCGGTGGGGTAG
- the serA gene encoding phosphoglycerate dehydrogenase, protein MRVLVADGLSDEGLRRLAAAGEVVVCAGVPEDELRTLLPAFDALIVRSRTRVPARAVEDAGHLRVIARAGVGVDNIDVEAATRRGILVLNTPESSTTAAAEHTFAMMLSLARHVPSAAQALARGEWARERFVGTELTGKTLGVVGLGKIGSEVARRALAFAMHVVAADPYVSEERARRLGVELAPWPAILEAADVLTLHVPLGADTRALIGPDELARMKPGAFLINCARGGLVDEAALLAALDRGQLGGAALDVFAHEPPDADHPLLRHPRVVATPHLGGSTVEAQRSIAVEVVDQLLAALRGEPVRGAVNAPALGEDAWQRLDPFMHLARALGGLTGQLADGQIRAVALAYEGEVARLDTQPLTASVLVGLLRHASDQPVNLVNAVLLAKERGLRVSEAHADICEDFASQLVAEVETSRGALRLGGTVWGHREPRITRLQEWRLDLAPAPHMLFVWNADRPGMIGHVGTILGRRGVNIANMHVGRRDAGGTAVMVLTLDAAPPADVVREIGRSDGITAVRATQLPREL, encoded by the coding sequence ATGCGCGTCCTGGTCGCGGACGGCCTCTCCGACGAGGGCCTGCGGCGCCTCGCCGCCGCCGGCGAGGTCGTGGTGTGCGCCGGCGTCCCGGAGGACGAGCTCCGGACGCTGCTGCCGGCGTTCGACGCGCTGATCGTCCGGAGCCGCACGCGCGTGCCGGCCCGGGCCGTCGAAGACGCCGGTCACCTGCGGGTCATCGCGCGCGCCGGCGTCGGGGTCGACAACATCGACGTCGAGGCGGCGACCCGGCGCGGCATTCTCGTGCTCAACACTCCGGAGAGCAGCACGACGGCCGCGGCCGAGCACACGTTTGCCATGATGCTCTCGCTCGCCCGCCACGTCCCGAGCGCCGCGCAGGCCCTCGCGCGCGGGGAGTGGGCCCGCGAACGGTTCGTCGGCACGGAATTGACCGGCAAGACTCTCGGCGTGGTGGGGCTCGGCAAGATCGGCAGCGAGGTGGCGCGGCGTGCGCTGGCCTTCGCCATGCACGTCGTGGCCGCGGACCCGTACGTGTCGGAGGAACGGGCGCGCCGGCTCGGGGTCGAGCTCGCGCCCTGGCCGGCCATCCTCGAGGCGGCCGACGTCCTCACGCTCCACGTCCCGCTCGGGGCGGATACCCGCGCGCTCATCGGTCCGGACGAACTCGCCCGCATGAAGCCCGGCGCGTTTCTGATCAACTGCGCGCGGGGCGGGCTCGTCGACGAGGCGGCGCTGCTCGCGGCCCTCGACCGGGGACAGCTCGGCGGCGCGGCGCTCGACGTGTTCGCCCACGAACCGCCGGACGCCGATCATCCCCTGCTGCGCCATCCGCGTGTCGTCGCGACGCCGCACCTGGGCGGCTCGACGGTCGAGGCGCAGCGCTCGATCGCCGTCGAGGTCGTCGATCAGCTGCTGGCCGCGCTGCGGGGCGAGCCGGTGCGGGGCGCCGTGAACGCGCCGGCGCTCGGCGAGGACGCCTGGCAGCGGTTGGACCCCTTCATGCACCTGGCCCGCGCGCTCGGCGGCCTGACCGGGCAGCTCGCCGACGGCCAGATTCGCGCGGTGGCGCTCGCCTACGAAGGCGAAGTCGCCCGGCTCGACACGCAGCCGCTCACGGCCTCGGTCCTCGTCGGCCTGCTCCGCCACGCCTCCGACCAGCCTGTCAATCTGGTCAACGCGGTGCTCCTCGCCAAGGAGCGCGGGCTGCGCGTGAGCGAGGCCCACGCCGACATCTGTGAGGACTTCGCCAGCCAACTCGTGGCCGAGGTCGAAACCTCCCGTGGGGCGCTGCGCCTCGGGGGGACCGTGTGGGGGCATCGCGAGCCGCGCATCACCCGGCTCCAGGAGTGGCGCCTCGATCTCGCGCCGGCTCCGCACATGTTGTTCGTGTGGAACGCCGACCGGCCGGGCATGATCGGCCACGTCGGGACGATCCTGGGCCGGCGCGGCGTCAACATCGCCAACATGCACGTCGGGCGCCGCGACGCGGGCGGGACCGCGGTCATGGTGCTCACGCTCGACGCCGCCCCGCCGGCCGACGTGGTCCGGGAGATCGGCCGAAGCGACGGCATCACCGCCGTCCGGGCGACCCAGCTGCCGCGGGAGTTGTGA